A DNA window from Hoplias malabaricus isolate fHopMal1 chromosome 5, fHopMal1.hap1, whole genome shotgun sequence contains the following coding sequences:
- the LOC136697609 gene encoding epidermal differentiation-specific protein-like: MSKIIVYEHRDFMGISKEFTSSVPNLVAENFNDCISSLKVIGNPWVAYVDINYSGSQQVYEEGEYPSLDRNDSISSLELVTEDLTNPMITLYEHDQFRGKTLVLTTETNLAYGTFNDVASSHKVQRGAWVLYEHINRQGAQMVARASRDVANYGWFNDRVSQVRPLKPGRAIIKTEILWDKKEEQTKSVTVDSICGLNHGDNEQSFSTELSREYEGSVTDSFSFSNSTQITWGTSFSIDIGPVKAEQNLSLSNTFTVQKGSSNTRTDRKSIRINLPTKIPPHTKLIVNVLRKEVDVKVPVKMTIQSGSQSSVEFGEYRCQAGNSITAEYKEERI, translated from the coding sequence ATGAGCAAGATCATTGTTTATGAGCATCGTGACTTTATGGGCATCAGCAAGGAGTTCACTTCTTCTGTCCCCAACTTGGTGGCGGAGAACTTCAATGATTGCATCTCCTCTTTGAAGGTGATCGGGAATCCCTGGGTGGCGTATGTAGATATAAACTACAGTGGGTCTCAGCAGGTGTATGAAGAAGGAGAATATCCCTCCCTGGATCGCAATGATAGCATTTCTTCCCTAGAGCTTGTTACCGAAGACCTGACAAACCCTATGATCACACTCTATGAGCACGACCAGTTCCGGGGCAAGACCCTTGTTCTCACCACTGAGACCAACCTGGCCTATGGCACGTTCAACGATGTGGCATCCTCCCACAAGGTGCAGAGAGGAGCATGGGTCCTCTACGAGCATATTAACAGACAAGGAGCTCAGATGGTGGCCAGGGCTTCTCGAGATGTGGCTAATTATGGCTGGTTCAATGACAGAGTGTCTCAGGTTCGTCCTCTGAAGCCGGGGAGGGCCATCATTAAAACTGAGATCCTCTGGGACAAGAAGGAAGAGCAGACCAAATCCGTCACCGTTGACTCCATATGCGGTTTGAACCATGGAGACAATGAACAAAGCTTCTCCACTGAGCTGTCCAGAGAGTATGAGGGATCCGTCACTGACAGCTTCAGCTTCAGCAACTCCACCCAGATCACCTGGGGAACATCCTTCAGCATAGACATAGGCCCAGTAAAAGCAGAGCAGAACTTATCGCTGAGTAACACCTTCACTGTGCAGAAGGGTAGCAGCAACACCAGGACCGATCGAAAGAGCATCCGCATCAACCTGCCGACCAAAATCCCTccccacaccaaactcatcgtCAACGTGCTGAGGAAGGAAGTGGACGTGAAGGTCCCGGTCAAGATGACCATCCAGAGTGGGTCCCAGAGCTCAGTGGAGTTTGGGGAGTACAGATGCCAGGCTGGCAACTCTATCACCGCTGAGTACAAGGAGGAAAGGATCTAG